A window of the Loxodonta africana isolate mLoxAfr1 chromosome 3, mLoxAfr1.hap2, whole genome shotgun sequence genome harbors these coding sequences:
- the STX10 gene encoding syntaxin-10 isoform X1, which translates to MSFEDPFFVVRGEVQKAVNTARGLYQRWGELLQEGAAVEREELDWTTNELRNGLRSIEWDLEDLEETIAIVEANPGKFKLPAEDLQERKVFVERMREAVQQMRDHLVSPAATAFMERNNKEMLAGKSATLKSPSDLLDASVVSASSRYIEEQQATQQLIMDQQDQQLEMVSGSIQVLKHMSSRVGEELDEQGIMLDAFGHEIDHTQSRMDGVLRKMAKVSHMTSDRRQWCAIVILLGVLLLVLILLFSL; encoded by the exons atGTCTTTCGAAGACCCTTTTTTTGTAGTCCGAGG CGAGGTGCAGAAGGCAGTGAACACGGCCCGTGGGTTGTATCAGCGCTGGGGCGAGCTCCTGCAGGAGGGCGCGGCGGTCGAACGCGAAGAGCTAGACTGGACGACCAATGAGCTGCGGAATGGCCTGCGCAGCATCGAGTGGGACCTCGAGGACCTGGAGGAAACCATCG CTATCGTGGAGGCCAACCCCGGCAAGTTCAAGCTCCCAGCGGAGGACCTGCAGGAGAGAAAGGTGTTCGTGGAGCGGATGCGCGAGGCGGTTCAG CAAATGAGGGACCATTTGGTCAGCCCAGCTGCCACAGCTTTCATGGAGAGGAATAATAAAGAG ATGCTGGCGGGCAAGTCAGCCACCCTGAAGTCACCCAGTGACCTGCTGGATGCCAGTGTGGTCTCAGCCTCTTCTCGCTACATCGAGGAGCAGCAGGCCACACAGCAG CTGATCATGGACCAACAGGATCAACAACTTGAAATGGTGTCTGGGAGCATCCAGGTCCTAAAACACATGTCCAGCCGCGTTGGGGAGGAGCTGGACGAACAGGGCAT CATGCTGGATGCCTTTGGTCACGAGATAGACCACACCCAGTCCCGGATGGACGGGGTCCTCAGGAAGATGGCCAAAGTATCCCACATGACAAGTG ACCGCCGGCAGTGGTGCGCCATCGTGATACTGCTGGGGGTGCTTCTCCTGGTCCTCATCCTGCTCTTCTCTCTCTGA
- the IER2 gene encoding immediate early response gene 2 protein gives MEVQKEAQRIMTLSVWKMYHSRMQRGGLRLHRSLQLSLVMRSARELYLSAKVEAHEPEMPLPTGRSPDPRLHPPREPEAATQAAPPDGEPPSLEPMDTQETPRAEETPSRCSPRPAKAGRKRRSSSLSDSGDTGLVPSKKARLEEEDAKETPSEVPDRLQPPPAQAEGAFPNLARVLQRRFSGLLNCNPAAPPTAPPACEAKPACRPADNMLNVLVRAVVAF, from the coding sequence ATGGAGGTGCAGAAGGAGGCGCAACGCATCATGACCCTGTCGGTGTGGAAGATGTACCATTCGCGTATGCAGCGCGGTGGTCTGCGGCTGCACCGGAGTCTGCAGCTGTCGCTGGTCATGCGCAGCGCCCGGGAGCTCTACCTCTCCGCCAAAGTGGAGGCTCACGAGCCTGAGATGCCCTTGCCGACCGGCCGCTCGCCTGACCCTCGTCTGCATCCGCCACGGGAACCGGAAGCCGCAACCCAGGCAGCGCCCCCCGACGGTGAGCCGCCCTCCCTGGAGCCCATGGACACCCAGGAGACGCCGAGGGCCGAGGAGACCCCTTCCCGCTGCAGCCCGCGCCCCGCCAAAGCCGGCCGCAAGCGGCGGAGTAGCAGCCTGAGCGACAGCGGGGACACCGGACTAGTCCCGAGCAAGAAAGCCCGACTGGAAGAAGAGGACGCAAAGGAGACGCCTTCGGAGGTCCCCGATCGCCTGCAGCCCCCTCCGGCGCAAGCGGAGGGCGCTTTCCCCAACCTGGCGCGGGTCCTACAGAGGCGCTTCTCAGGCCTCCTGAACTGCAACCCTGCTGCGCCCCCGACGGCGCCTCCAGCGTGCGAGGCGAAGCCGGCCTGCCGCCCGGCTGACAACATGTTGAATGTGCTCGTGCGGGCAGTGGTGGCCTTCTGA
- the STX10 gene encoding syntaxin-10 isoform X2: protein MSFEDPFFVVRGEVQKAVNTARGLYQRWGELLQEGAAVEREELDWTTNELRNGLRSIEWDLEDLEETIAIVEANPGKFKLPAEDLQERKVFVERMREAVQQMRDHLVSPAATAFMERNNKEMLAGKSATLKSPSDLLDASVVSASSRYIEEQQATQQLIMDQQDQQLEMVSGSIQVLKHMSSRVGEELDEQGIMLDAFGHEIDHTQSRMDGVLRKMAKVSHMTSAKSI, encoded by the exons atGTCTTTCGAAGACCCTTTTTTTGTAGTCCGAGG CGAGGTGCAGAAGGCAGTGAACACGGCCCGTGGGTTGTATCAGCGCTGGGGCGAGCTCCTGCAGGAGGGCGCGGCGGTCGAACGCGAAGAGCTAGACTGGACGACCAATGAGCTGCGGAATGGCCTGCGCAGCATCGAGTGGGACCTCGAGGACCTGGAGGAAACCATCG CTATCGTGGAGGCCAACCCCGGCAAGTTCAAGCTCCCAGCGGAGGACCTGCAGGAGAGAAAGGTGTTCGTGGAGCGGATGCGCGAGGCGGTTCAG CAAATGAGGGACCATTTGGTCAGCCCAGCTGCCACAGCTTTCATGGAGAGGAATAATAAAGAG ATGCTGGCGGGCAAGTCAGCCACCCTGAAGTCACCCAGTGACCTGCTGGATGCCAGTGTGGTCTCAGCCTCTTCTCGCTACATCGAGGAGCAGCAGGCCACACAGCAG CTGATCATGGACCAACAGGATCAACAACTTGAAATGGTGTCTGGGAGCATCCAGGTCCTAAAACACATGTCCAGCCGCGTTGGGGAGGAGCTGGACGAACAGGGCAT CATGCTGGATGCCTTTGGTCACGAGATAGACCACACCCAGTCCCGGATGGACGGGGTCCTCAGGAAGATGGCCAAAGTATCCCACATGACAAGTG